ACTGACATGATCAACGGCTGTGAAATTATTGAAACGCCGCGTGAGGTCGATTGCCTCTATGGCGATTATTCTATCCTCGGTTTTCCTTGGCGGTATTGTCAACTTACGGTGGCCCCGCCTTTTCTCCTCTGGTAGTAAATTGATGAATGTCTCTTCGAGGTTGATAGCACCGCTCAGTGATTTAAGTTCATCAGGGCTGCCAGTGGCGAGTATTTTGCCCGCATCCATTGCCACCAATATGTCGAAATTCTCGGCCTCTTCCATATATGCGGTAGCAACCAAAACTCCTATGTCTTCTCTTCTCGATCTTATTCGTCCTATGAGGTCCCAGAATTGGCGACGGGAGAGGGGATCTACTCCGGTTGTTGGTTCGTCGAGGATTAGCAGCTCCGGGTCGTGAATTAGTGCACAGCAAAGACCAAGTTTTTGCTTCATCCCCCCCGA
The Thermodesulfobacteriota bacterium DNA segment above includes these coding regions:
- a CDS encoding ATP-binding cassette domain-containing protein; translation: MVGEAKSSNFLVDISGVTQRYGKTLALDDVNLQITSGCLVGFIGPDGVGKSTLLSLISGIRKIHRGSVEVLGGNMADANHRHSILPRIAYMPQGLGHNLYPTLSVYENVDFFARLFGLSREERKRRIDELLISTGLKTFANRAAGKLSGGMKQKLGLCCALIHDPELLILDEPTTGVDPLSRRQFWDLIGRIRSRREDIGVLVATAYMEEAENFDILVAMDAGKILATGSPDELKSLSGAINLEETFINLLPEEKRRGHRKLTIPPRKTEDRIIAIEAIDLTRRFNNFTAVDHVS